In one Gossypium hirsutum isolate 1008001.06 chromosome D09, Gossypium_hirsutum_v2.1, whole genome shotgun sequence genomic region, the following are encoded:
- the LOC107892314 gene encoding E2F transcription factor-like E2FF, with product MSSFASQESESNSRTLYCRKEKSLGLLCSNFLALYNHDSVQTIGLDDAASKLGVERRRIYDVVNILESIGVVARKGKNQYLWKGFGEIPKALEKLKEEALKQNFCFSDCSKSLRVLDENESADSSYVKNEGQDNLSDSSKRTDTKREKSLWLITQNFVKLFLCSDAELITLDSAAIALLGDVHNVRTKVRRLYDIANVFSSMNLIEKTHHPESRKPAFRWLGWGAKLHNGSTTALELNESKKRTFGTEITNQNLKRTKANSSIHRKLNQKENTGMHIKLDGVEHDHKMQQHSKQCSKGFAFGPFTPAAISLGNRNVRPIRDWESLASIYKPQYLNQALSDLFAHYMEAWNSWYAEVARKEEIH from the exons TTTTTTGGCGTTGTATAATCATGACAGCGTTCAAACGATTGGACTGGATGATGCGGCTTCAAAACTAG GAGTTGAACGTCGTCGTATATATGATGTAGTGAATATATTGGAGAGTATCGGA GTAGTggcaagaaaaggaaagaaccaATACTTATGGAAGGGTTTTGGAGAAATTCCAAAGGCTTTGGAGAAGCTTAAG GAAGAGGCTCTTAAACAGAATTTCTGTTTCTCAGATTGCAGTAAATCATTAAGG GTCttagatgaaaatgaaagtgCAGACTCTTCATATGTGAAGAATGAAGGGCAAGATAATCTTTCAGATTCATCAAAACGTACTG ATACAAAAAGAGAAAAATCCCTTTGGCTTATCACACAGAACTTTGTCAAGCTTTTCCTTTGTTCAGAT GCTGAATTGATCACCCTTGATAGTGCAGCGATTGCTTTGCTGGGAGATGTCCACAATGTGAGAA CAAAAGTGAGACGATTGTATGACATTGCCAATGTGTTTTCTTCCATGAATTTAATTGAGAAG ACCCATCACCCCGAAAGCAGGAAACCAGCATTCAGGTGGCTGGGATGGGGAGCCAAACTCCACAATGGATCAACGACAGCTTTGGAATTGAATGAATCAAAGAAGAGGACGTTTGGGACTgaaattacaaaccaaaatctaAAGAGAACGAAGGCAAACTCCTCTATTCATCGGAAGTTAAACCAGAAGGAAAATACGGGAATGCATATTAAGCTCGATGGTGTAGAACATGATCATAAAATGCAGCAACATTCAAAGCAATGCTCCAAGGGTTTTGCATTTGGCCCTTTTACTCCTGCTGCTATATCCTTAGGAAACAGAAATGTGAGACCAATTCGGGACTGGGAGAGCCTTGCTTCTATTTATAAACCTCAGTATCTTAATCAAG CTCTTAGTGACCTTTTTGCTCATTACATGGAAGCATGGAACTCTTGGTATGCCGAAGTTGCAAGAAAAGAAGAGATTCATTGA